One genomic window of Gossypium hirsutum isolate 1008001.06 chromosome D11, Gossypium_hirsutum_v2.1, whole genome shotgun sequence includes the following:
- the LOC107927308 gene encoding ATP-dependent DNA helicase Q-like SIM isoform X1, translating to MGGNDVSSDQVIKKLIEMGFEHSNAIEAVKAVGPSVDDAVEYVLNGCGRNPLSGTTSFQCSSRNVKNLGKRVMTSSQSNGEIRQSRTWEHFQPTSKPKRSRGNDVSDGVMSGSKVLPSPVEEHKEPNLLIDNQFENVAEPSQVCSSEELNIGTNWESKVNGLLRKHFGYSSLKSFQKEALAALLAHEDCLVLAATGSGKSLCFQIPALLTGKVVVVVSPLISLMHDQCLKLSEHGVSACFLGSGQPDSSVEQKAMRGMYSIIYVCPETILRLIKPLQRLAESRGITLFAIDEAHCISKWGHDFRPDYRRLSVLRENFSARNLKFLKYDIPIMALTATATVQVRQDILDSLCMSKETKIVVTSFFRPNLRFSVKHSRKSVSSYGTDFCQLIDVYARKKKVDGMKQPLVSHESHCPSDSDKFSGSGFNDIQNSDIEESDDESSEKENGSIPSRGRQMSVEYLENEVDVFQSAEDWDVAYGEFSGQVHCEEWNSHGSIEKIDPPNKPEERLRLLQEPLEQGPTIIYVPTRKETLSIAKYLCKFGVKAAAYNAALPKSHLRQVHKEFHEDSLQVVVATMAFGMGIDKLNVRRIIHYGWPQSLEAYYQEAGRAGRDGKLADCTVLYVNLSRMPTLLPSKRSEDQAKRAYKMLSDFFRYGMNTSCCRAKILVEYFGEDFGDKKCLLCDICVDGPPKMLDLKEEANILMQMIAARYAESGFMDYSYDDSLCSDTERRKFLVKPNLRVFVNKIREQSQKFITADLLWWKGLARIMEAKGYIREGDDKIHVQIKFPEPTKRGLEFLQSESDEGFHVYPEADMLYLMRKPRAYSSFSDWGKGWANPEIRRQRLDKIRSSNRKPRKPRIRKSRKHFSDTSTSRGRISAKISQKK from the exons ATGGGAGGAAACGATGTGTCGTCTGATCAAGTTATTAAAAAACTTATTGAAATGGGATTTGAGCATTCTAATGCCATAGAAGCTGTAAAAGCTGTAGGACCGTCAGTTGATGATGCGGTTGAGTATGTTTTGAATGGTTGTGGTAGGAATCCTCTCAGTGGAACAACTAGTTTTCAATGTTCTTCAAGAAATGTAAAGAATCTTGGTAAGAGGGTTATGACATCTTCGCAATCTAACGGTGAAATCCGGCAGTCTAGGACATGGGAACATTTTCAACCCACAAGTAAACCTAAGCGAAGCAGAGGTAATGATGTTTCTGATGGGGTCATGTCTGGATCCAAGGTGTTGCCTAGTCCTGTGGAAGAACACAAGGAACCAAATCTGCTTATAGATAATCAGTTTGAAAACGTGGCAGAACCTTCCCAAGTTTGCAGTTCTGAGGAGCTGAATATTGGAACAAATTGGGAGTCGAAGGTTAATGGTTTATTAAGAAAGCATTTTGGTTATTCATCCTTGAAGAGTTTCCAGAAGGAAGCCTTGGCTGCTTTGCTTGCTCATGAAGACTGTCTTGTTCTTGCTGCAACAGGATCTG GAAAGTCTCTCTGTTTCCAGATTCCGGCATTATTAACAGGAAAGGTTGTAGTTGTGGTTTCTCCTTTGATAAGCTTGATGCACGATCAATGCTTAAAATTATCAGAACATGGGGTCTCTGCTTGTTTTCTTGGATCTGGACAACCAGACAGCAGTGTGGAGCAGAAAGCAATGAGAGGAATGTATAGTATTATATATGTTTGTCCAGAAACAATTCTGAG ACTGATAAAACCTCTTCAGAGGCTAGCAGAAAGTCGTGGAATCACATTGTTTGCAATTGATGAAGCCCATTGTATATCTAAGTGGGGCCATGATTTTCGGCCTGACTATCG GCGATTGTCTGTTTTGCGAGAGAATTTCAGTGCCAgaaatttaaaattcttgaagTATGACATTCCAATTATGGCATTGACTGCTACTGCAACAGTTCAGGTTCGGCAAGACATTCTTGATTCTTTGTGCATGTCAAAGGAGACAAAGATTGTGGTCACTTCATTCTTCCGTCCAAATTTGCGATTCTCA GTGAAACACAGTAGAAAATCAGTGTCTTCATATGGCACAGATTTCTGTCAACTTATAGATGTTTATGccagaaagaaaaaggttgatggaATGAAACAACCTCTAGTTTCTCATGAATCTCATTGTCCATCTGATTCAGATAAATTTTCTGGAAGTGGGTTTAATGACATTCAAAACAGTGACATCGAAGAAAGTGATGATGAGAGTTCAGAAAAGGAAAATGGTTCAATTCCTTCAAGGGGAAGGCAAATGTCAGTTGAGTATTTAGAAAATGAGGTTGATGTCTTTCAGAGTGCGGAAGATTGGGATG TTGCCTATGGTGAATTTTCTGGACAAGTTCATTGCGAAGAATGGAATTCACATGGGTCAATAGAGAAAATAGATCCACCAAATAAACCAGAAGAAAGACTGAGGCTTCTGCAAGAGCCATTGGAACAAGGACCGACCATCATATATGTTCCCACAAGAAAGGAAACCCTGAGCATTGCGAAGTATCTCTGCAAATTTGGAGTAAAGGCTGCCGCTTATAATGCAGCG TTGCCAAAATCACATTTAAGGCAGGTTCACAAGGAATTTCATGAAGACTCCCTGCAG GTTGTTGTTGCCACAATGGCTTTTGGAATGGGGATTGACAAATTAAATGTCCGAAGAATCATACATTATGGTTGGCCACAG AGTTTGGAAGCATATTATCAAGAAGCTGGTCGAGCCGGAAGGGATGGAAAATTAGCAGATTGCA CAGTTTTATATGTGAACTTATCAAGAATGCCAACACTTCTGCCTAGTAAAAGAAGCGAAGATCAGGCAAAACGAGCTTATAAAATGTTATCAGATTTCTTCAG ATATGGAATGAATACTTCTTGCTGTCGAGCCAAAATCCTTGTTGAGTACTTTGGGGAGGATTTCGGTGATAAGAAGTGCCTCTT GTGCGACATTTGTGTTGATGGACCTCCTAAGATGCTGGATTTGAAAGAGGAGGCAAACATTTTGATGCAAATGATTGCTGCTCGTTAC GCAGAGAGCGGTTTCATGGACTACTCATATGATGATTCTCTGTGTAGTGATACTGAACGGCGAAAATTCCTAGTGAAGCCAAACCTTAGagtttttgttaataaaataaggGAGCAG TCTCAAAAATTCATAACCGCTGATCTGCTATGGTGGAAAGGTCTTGCTCGAATCATGGAAGCTAAAGGATATATCAGAGAGGGGGATGATAAG ATCCATGTTCAGATAAAATTTCCGGAACCAACAAAAAGGGGACTGGAATTTCTTCAGTCTGAGAGTGATGAAGGTTTCCATGTTTACCCAGAAGCAGATATGCTTTACTTAATGAGAAAACCGAGAGCTTATTCCAGTTTCTCCGATTGGGGAAAGGGCTGGGCTAATCCTGAGATCCGTCGTCAGCGTTTAGACAAAATTCGGTCTTCAAACAGGAAACCACGAAAGCcaagaataaggaaatcaagaAAACATTTCTCGGATACTAGTACTTCTCGGGGTAGAATATCTGCAAAAATCTCGCAAAAGAAGTGA
- the LOC107927308 gene encoding ATP-dependent DNA helicase Q-like SIM isoform X2, with the protein MGGNDVSSDQVIKKLIEMGFEHSNAIEAVKAVGPSVDDAVEYVLNGCGRNPLSGTTSFQCSSRNVKNLGKRVMTSSQSNGEIRQSRTWEHFQPTSKPKRSRGNDVSDGVMSGSKVLPSPVEEHKEPNLLIDNQFENVAEPSQVCSSEELNIGTNWESKVNGLLRKHFGYSSLKSFQKEALAALLAHEDCLVLAATGSGKSLCFQIPALLTGKVVVVVSPLISLMHDQCLKLSEHGVSACFLGSGQPDSSVEQKAMRGMYSIIYVCPETILRLIKPLQRLAESRGITLFAIDEAHCISKWGHDFRPDYRRLSVLRENFSARNLKFLKYDIPIMALTATATVQVRQDILDSLCMSKETKIVVTSFFRPNLRFSVKHSRKSVSSYGTDFCQLIDVYARKKKVDGMKQPLVSHESHCPSDSDKFSGSGFNDIQNSDIEESDDESSEKENGSIPSRGRQMSVEYLENEVDVFQSAEDWDVAYGEFSGQVHCEEWNSHGSIEKIDPPNKPEERLRLLQEPLEQGPTIIYVPTRKETLSIAKYLCKFGVKAAAYNAALPKSHLRQVHKEFHEDSLQVVVATMAFGMGIDKLNVRRIIHYGWPQSLEAYYQEAGRAGRDGKLADCILYVNLSRMPTLLPSKRSEDQAKRAYKMLSDFFRYGMNTSCCRAKILVEYFGEDFGDKKCLLCDICVDGPPKMLDLKEEANILMQMIAARYAESGFMDYSYDDSLCSDTERRKFLVKPNLRVFVNKIREQSQKFITADLLWWKGLARIMEAKGYIREGDDKIHVQIKFPEPTKRGLEFLQSESDEGFHVYPEADMLYLMRKPRAYSSFSDWGKGWANPEIRRQRLDKIRSSNRKPRKPRIRKSRKHFSDTSTSRGRISAKISQKK; encoded by the exons ATGGGAGGAAACGATGTGTCGTCTGATCAAGTTATTAAAAAACTTATTGAAATGGGATTTGAGCATTCTAATGCCATAGAAGCTGTAAAAGCTGTAGGACCGTCAGTTGATGATGCGGTTGAGTATGTTTTGAATGGTTGTGGTAGGAATCCTCTCAGTGGAACAACTAGTTTTCAATGTTCTTCAAGAAATGTAAAGAATCTTGGTAAGAGGGTTATGACATCTTCGCAATCTAACGGTGAAATCCGGCAGTCTAGGACATGGGAACATTTTCAACCCACAAGTAAACCTAAGCGAAGCAGAGGTAATGATGTTTCTGATGGGGTCATGTCTGGATCCAAGGTGTTGCCTAGTCCTGTGGAAGAACACAAGGAACCAAATCTGCTTATAGATAATCAGTTTGAAAACGTGGCAGAACCTTCCCAAGTTTGCAGTTCTGAGGAGCTGAATATTGGAACAAATTGGGAGTCGAAGGTTAATGGTTTATTAAGAAAGCATTTTGGTTATTCATCCTTGAAGAGTTTCCAGAAGGAAGCCTTGGCTGCTTTGCTTGCTCATGAAGACTGTCTTGTTCTTGCTGCAACAGGATCTG GAAAGTCTCTCTGTTTCCAGATTCCGGCATTATTAACAGGAAAGGTTGTAGTTGTGGTTTCTCCTTTGATAAGCTTGATGCACGATCAATGCTTAAAATTATCAGAACATGGGGTCTCTGCTTGTTTTCTTGGATCTGGACAACCAGACAGCAGTGTGGAGCAGAAAGCAATGAGAGGAATGTATAGTATTATATATGTTTGTCCAGAAACAATTCTGAG ACTGATAAAACCTCTTCAGAGGCTAGCAGAAAGTCGTGGAATCACATTGTTTGCAATTGATGAAGCCCATTGTATATCTAAGTGGGGCCATGATTTTCGGCCTGACTATCG GCGATTGTCTGTTTTGCGAGAGAATTTCAGTGCCAgaaatttaaaattcttgaagTATGACATTCCAATTATGGCATTGACTGCTACTGCAACAGTTCAGGTTCGGCAAGACATTCTTGATTCTTTGTGCATGTCAAAGGAGACAAAGATTGTGGTCACTTCATTCTTCCGTCCAAATTTGCGATTCTCA GTGAAACACAGTAGAAAATCAGTGTCTTCATATGGCACAGATTTCTGTCAACTTATAGATGTTTATGccagaaagaaaaaggttgatggaATGAAACAACCTCTAGTTTCTCATGAATCTCATTGTCCATCTGATTCAGATAAATTTTCTGGAAGTGGGTTTAATGACATTCAAAACAGTGACATCGAAGAAAGTGATGATGAGAGTTCAGAAAAGGAAAATGGTTCAATTCCTTCAAGGGGAAGGCAAATGTCAGTTGAGTATTTAGAAAATGAGGTTGATGTCTTTCAGAGTGCGGAAGATTGGGATG TTGCCTATGGTGAATTTTCTGGACAAGTTCATTGCGAAGAATGGAATTCACATGGGTCAATAGAGAAAATAGATCCACCAAATAAACCAGAAGAAAGACTGAGGCTTCTGCAAGAGCCATTGGAACAAGGACCGACCATCATATATGTTCCCACAAGAAAGGAAACCCTGAGCATTGCGAAGTATCTCTGCAAATTTGGAGTAAAGGCTGCCGCTTATAATGCAGCG TTGCCAAAATCACATTTAAGGCAGGTTCACAAGGAATTTCATGAAGACTCCCTGCAG GTTGTTGTTGCCACAATGGCTTTTGGAATGGGGATTGACAAATTAAATGTCCGAAGAATCATACATTATGGTTGGCCACAG AGTTTGGAAGCATATTATCAAGAAGCTGGTCGAGCCGGAAGGGATGGAAAATTAGCAGATTGCA TTTTATATGTGAACTTATCAAGAATGCCAACACTTCTGCCTAGTAAAAGAAGCGAAGATCAGGCAAAACGAGCTTATAAAATGTTATCAGATTTCTTCAG ATATGGAATGAATACTTCTTGCTGTCGAGCCAAAATCCTTGTTGAGTACTTTGGGGAGGATTTCGGTGATAAGAAGTGCCTCTT GTGCGACATTTGTGTTGATGGACCTCCTAAGATGCTGGATTTGAAAGAGGAGGCAAACATTTTGATGCAAATGATTGCTGCTCGTTAC GCAGAGAGCGGTTTCATGGACTACTCATATGATGATTCTCTGTGTAGTGATACTGAACGGCGAAAATTCCTAGTGAAGCCAAACCTTAGagtttttgttaataaaataaggGAGCAG TCTCAAAAATTCATAACCGCTGATCTGCTATGGTGGAAAGGTCTTGCTCGAATCATGGAAGCTAAAGGATATATCAGAGAGGGGGATGATAAG ATCCATGTTCAGATAAAATTTCCGGAACCAACAAAAAGGGGACTGGAATTTCTTCAGTCTGAGAGTGATGAAGGTTTCCATGTTTACCCAGAAGCAGATATGCTTTACTTAATGAGAAAACCGAGAGCTTATTCCAGTTTCTCCGATTGGGGAAAGGGCTGGGCTAATCCTGAGATCCGTCGTCAGCGTTTAGACAAAATTCGGTCTTCAAACAGGAAACCACGAAAGCcaagaataaggaaatcaagaAAACATTTCTCGGATACTAGTACTTCTCGGGGTAGAATATCTGCAAAAATCTCGCAAAAGAAGTGA
- the LOC121223364 gene encoding uncharacterized protein isoform X2, whose amino-acid sequence MELPNSKMIKDHKEFKSGIEEAGKEEAQPNKYLKEVEIVGFLGQPVEVEFVTYLLKIAIKLEKILIHGKLERMTQNLAHQLMKNRPGAELVLL is encoded by the exons ATGGAGCTTCCCAACTCAAAGATG ATTAAAGACCATAAAGAATTCAAGAGTGGAATAGAGGAGGCGGGGAAGGAGGAGGCGCAGCCGAATAAGTACCTAAAGGAGGTGGAAATAGTTGGATTCTTGGGGCAACCAGTGGAAGTTGAATTTGTTACTTACTTGCTTAAAATCGCCATCAAGCTTGAGAAGATACTAATTCATGGAAAACTGGAAAGAATGACACAAAACTTGGCCCATCAGCTCATGAAAAACCGCCCTGGAGCTGAATTAGTTCTACTCTAA
- the LOC121223364 gene encoding uncharacterized protein isoform X1, whose product MDLPRFPKFTSLRNLTCITASIDNRLLLLKSLIEASPLLHKFKLLIKDHKEFKSGIEEAGKEEAQPNKYLKEVEIVGFLGQPVEVEFVTYLLKIAIKLEKILIHGKLERMTQNLAHQLMKNRPGAELVLL is encoded by the exons ATGGATTTACCAAGGTTTCCCAAATTTACCAGTCTTCGTAACTTGACCTGTATTACAGCCAGTATTGACAATCGTCTCCTTCTTTTAAAATCTCTGATAGAGGCATCACCTTTATTGCACAAGTTTAAACTACTG ATTAAAGACCATAAAGAATTCAAGAGTGGAATAGAGGAGGCGGGGAAGGAGGAGGCGCAGCCGAATAAGTACCTAAAGGAGGTGGAAATAGTTGGATTCTTGGGGCAACCAGTGGAAGTTGAATTTGTTACTTACTTGCTTAAAATCGCCATCAAGCTTGAGAAGATACTAATTCATGGAAAACTGGAAAGAATGACACAAAACTTGGCCCATCAGCTCATGAAAAACCGCCCTGGAGCTGAATTAGTTCTACTCTAA
- the LOC107927174 gene encoding formin-like protein 11, with protein MEYTAEGFRVDGVQQLYFMEGSGGNENKIEKVSGQDDNEVKIASIVLKFRALLGLKSSTKTRTPLKGVNGCCYSPSPSPLPNIEAEVSVPVPAPAPAVPKVSHFLSPPPWSSSKPQPYKVHEQNGDEGRVKRILVPVLVSAGAVSLACVLGVICFCGKIRKYKRKSMKTGRIRGKSKCFSSQNSSNKVSLDPSIDLFYLNSLGVSLEQQQACLKTSPNHSKNCSTREITSVHEDVESGRYDSDRGKSSVSGKIIPMECHSSDDQSFHSFVDSHSPNARLSNASAGSLNDTSDIPMDVSKKSPSPQHSTPLPPRPPPPPPLPPVARVAPLSFASSATTRATMRTSSSSSSTLLNETPSRNSDSSLGLNQNEANLADTSFSPRIPSTVSPSPPSAIPPPPCPPPFLKSPPPPPPQLPQYSPIGKDGVPLPKLKPLHWDKVRAAPDRSMVWDKLRSSSFELDEEMMESLFGYNIQNPMKNDETKSKTPSPSKHVLEPKRLQNITILLKALNVTAEQACNALMKGNGLFLQQLEALVKMVPTKEEETKLYGYKGDVNELGSAEKFVKVLLSVPFAFLRAEAMLYRETFDDEVIHLKSSFSMLEEACKELRSSRLFLKLLEAVLKTGNRMNVGTIRGGARAFKLDALLKLADVKGTDGKTTLLHFVVQEIVRSEGIRVSDSIMGKINQRNKTRTAEEKEEDYRRMGLDLVSGLSTELYHVKKTATLDLDVLASSVSNLSDGKAKLQHLVREELSTDEKSGNFVRSMNSFLDYAEKNLKELEEDEHKVLLHVREITEYFHGDVSKVDEANPLRIFVIVRDFLGMLDHVCKELRNLKVPSSPSPLAPFR; from the exons ATGGAGTATACAGCAGAGGGGTTCAGAGTTGATGGGGTACAACAATTGTATTTCATGGAGGGAAGTGGGGGCAATGAGAACAAGATTGAGAAAGTTTCAGGACAGGATGATAATGAAGTAAAAATAGCTTCAATTGTGCTAAAGTTTAGAGCTTTACTTGGACTGAAAAGCAGTACCAAAACAAGAACTCCATTAAAGGGTGTTAATGGATGTTGTTACTCACCATCTCCTTCTCCATTACCAAACATTGAAGCTGAGGTTTCAGTTCCAGTTCCAGCACCAGCGCCAGCAGTGCCAAAGGTTTCCCATTTCCTTTCTCCACCGCCTTGGTCAAGTTCCAAGCCTCAACCTTACAAAGTTCATGAACAAAATGGAGATGAAGGAAGAGTTAAAAGGATTCTGGTACCAGTCCTTGTGTCTGCAGGTGCTGTTTCTTTAGCTTGTGTTCTTGGGGTAATCTGTTTTTGTGGCAAAATCAGGAAGTACAAAAGGAAATCAATGAAAACAGGAAGAATCAGAGGGAAATCTAAGTGTTTCAgttcacaaaattcatcaaacaAGGTGAGTTTAGATCCGAGCATTGATCTTTTTTATCTTAATTCCTTGGGAGTGAGCTTAGAGCAGCAACAAGCTTGTTTGAAAACATCACCAAATCATAGCAAAAACTGTTCAACAAGGGAAATTACATCAGTCCATGAAGATGTAGAATCAGGAAGATATGATTCTGATCGTGGGAAAAGCTCAGTTTCTGGCAAAATAATTCCCATGGAATGTCATTCATCTGATGATCAATCTTTTCATTCCTTTGTTGATTCCCATTCACCAAATGCTAGGCTTTCCAATGCTTCAGCTGGTAGTCTTAATGATACATCAGACATTCCCATGGATGTATCAAAGAAATCTCCATCGCCGCAGCATTCCACGCCCCTACCGCCACGACCACCGCCACCGCCTCCTCTCCCTCCGGTTGCGCGTGTTGCTCCTTTAAGTTTTGCCTCATCAGCAACAACTAGAGCAACAATGAGAACTTCAagttcaagttcttcaacattgcTCAATGAAACACCTTCTAGGAATTCAGATTCTTCATTAGGACTAAACCAAAACGAAGCTAACTTGGCTGACACCTCGTTTTCACCTAGAATACCTTCTACTGTTTCACCAAGTCCACCTAGTGCCATTCCTCCACCACCGTGTCCACCTCCCTTTCTGAAAAGTCCACCTCCTCCACCACCCCAACTTCCACAGTACTCACCAATAGGCAAAGATGGTGTTCCATTGCCAAAATTGAAGCCACTTCATTGGGACAAAGTGAGAGCTGCACCAGACAGGTCTATGGTATGGGACAAGCTGAGGTCAAGCTCATTCGA ATTGGATGAGGAAATGATGGAGTCACTTTTCGGATACAACATTCAAAATCCAATGAAGAATGATGAAACAAAAAGCAAAACCCCTTCTCCAAGTAAGCATGTACTTGAGCCCAAGAGATTGCAGAACATTACCATTCTCTTAAAAGCACTGAATGTAACAGCTGAGCAAGCTTGCAATGCATTGATGAAAG GAAATGGATTGTTTTTACAACAATTAGAAGCATTAGTGAAAATGGTACCCACCAAGGAAGAAGAGACTAAGCTTTATGGCTACAAAGGAGATGTCAATGAGTTGGGGTCTGCTGAGAAGTTTGTTAAAGTGCTTTTAAGTGTTCCGTTTGCCTTTTTACGTGCCGAAGCTATGCTTTACCGAGAAACTTTCGATGACGAGGTTATTCATCTTAAAAGCTCATTTTCAATGCTGGAG GAAGCCTGCAAGGAACTCAGATCAAGCAGACTCTTCTTAAAGTTACTTGAAGCTGTACTCAAAACTGGCAATCGAATGAACGTTGGGACAATCCGAGGAGGCGCTAGAGCGTTCAAGCTTGATGCCCTCCTTAAGCTTGCTGATGTGAAAGGAACTGATGGGAAGACTACTTTGCTCCATTTTGTTGTCCAAGAGATTGTTCGTTCGGAAGGAATAAGAGTCTCAGATAGCATTATGGGGAAGATCAACCAGCGAAACAAAACCAGAACAgctgaagaaaaagaagaagattacAGAAGAATGGGACTAGACCTTGTTTCGGGTTTAAGTACCGAACTTTACCATGTCAAGAAGACAGCAACACTTGACCTCGATGTTCTTGCAAGTTCTGTCTCAAACCTATCGGATGGCAAGGCCAAACTGCAACATCTAGTTCGAGAAGAGCTATCAACAGACGAAAAAAGCGGGAATTTCGTTCGTTCGATGAACTCCTTCCTGGATTATGCAGAGAAGAATCTAAAGGAGctggaagaagatgaacataaaGTCCTTTTACATGTTAGAGAAATTACAGAATATTTCCATGGAGATGTGAGCAAAGTAGATGAAGCAAATCCGCTAAGGATATTCGTGATCGTAAGAGACTTTCTGGGAATGTTGGATCATGTTTGTAAAGAGCTTAGGAACTTGAAAGTCCCAAGTAGTCCTAGCCCTCTGGCTCCATTTCGATAG